From a region of the Macrobrachium nipponense isolate FS-2020 chromosome 3, ASM1510439v2, whole genome shotgun sequence genome:
- the LOC135221666 gene encoding facilitated trehalose transporter Tret1-2 homolog, with the protein MISYENAAFKDSTESRQKESGNVYLVEEDALHCEEEIRERGRENKIQEDSRERRTRLLKQSLMVCLSSLGMWTTGSVIGFSSVIAYDLETHNTTIYGHPITLSSEEFDQLSSLKSIAAIPGACVIASVMTLWGRRLCMAVSGLFMIVGWLGIVLIPGVNGMLISRFISGFGIGGLSISINTYVVELADLEVRGTMAAIITIGIIGGQVVTMALGYAFRYYTVGLLLMIFPILFLLSLVWLPEGPSVLIVQGREEDARKALVRLRGKYADIDAEVQVYKDMNKVTEDNRSPWRELVTREPLIDLARVSILFVIMHFTGYYVVTANIARIFNEAGSAIDNSIASVIVSSVQLVASAFASIPIDKLGRRKSLIMSYSIMSVPLAVMAAYFGIFSDDTQEETNPYGWIPVVCLVTSQAAVVLGANPIPFILSNEYFPTFIRPQASSICFVIATFMGFIVLQFYTPMVEGMTLAGVFAFYACSCVAGIPYTFFFIKETKGKHVG; encoded by the exons ATGATTAGTTACGAAAACGCAGCATTTAAAGACTCGACGGAGAGTCGTCAGAAAGAATCGGGAAATGTCTATTTGGTTGAGGAAGATGCCTTGCATTGTGAGGAGGAAATTCGGGAGCGcgggagagaaaataaaattcaagaagaTTCACGTGAAAGAAGAACGCGCCTCCTGAAGcag TCCCTGATGGTGTGTCTCAGCAGCCTAGGAATGTGGACCACCGGTAGCGTCATCGGCTTCTCATCCGTTATCGCCTACGACCTGGAAACTCACAACACGACCATTTACGGACACCCAATAACCCTCTCCAGCGAGGAGTTCGATCAGCTGA GCAGCCTGAAGAGTATAGCGGCCATACCCGGTGCATGTGTCATAGCTTCAGTGATGACGCTCTGGGGACGCCGTCTGTGTATGGCTGTGTCAGGACTGTTTATGATCGTAGGATGGCTTGGAATTGTACTTATACCTGGCGTGAATGGAATGCTGATTTCCAG ATTCATATCTGGATTTGGAATTGGTGGTCTCAGCATCTCCATCAACACGTACGTCGTTGAGCTTGCTGACCTCGAGGTCAGGGGCACTATGGCTGCCATTATCACAATTGGCATCATTGGTG GTCAGGTGGTGACAATGGCTCTTGGCTACGCCTTCAGGTACTATACTGTTGgtctgttattaatgattttccCAATTCTATTTCTTCTGTCTCTGGTCTGGTTGCCCGAAGGTCCGAGTGTCTTAATCGTCCAAG GTCGGGAGGAAGATGCTCGCAAAGCACTGGTCAGACTTCGGGGGAAATACGCAGACATCGACGCTGAAGTCCAAGTCTACAAAGACATGAATAAAGTAACCGAAGACAACCGTTCACCCTGGAGAGAGCTGGTCACTCGTGAACCACTCATAGATCTAGCTAGAGTCAGCATCTTATTCGTCATAATGCATTTTACAG GGTATTACGTTGTGACAGCCAATATTGCAAGGATATTCAATGAGGCGGGGTCAGCCATTGACAACAGCATAGCTTCTGTTATAGTTTCATCTGTACAG CTCGTGGCTAGCGCTTTTGCAAGCATCCCAATCGATAAactagggagaagaaagagcctGATTATGTCCTACAGCATAATGAGCGTACCCTTGGCAGTAATGGCTGCTTACTTCGGCATTTTCAGTGACGATACGCAAGAAGAGACCAACCCGTATGGTTGGATCCCTGTTGTCTGTTTGGTGACTTCTCAAGCAGCAGTGGTTCTGGGTGCAAACCCTATTCCTTTCATTCTCAGCAATGAATACTTCCCCACTTTTATTCGCCCTCAG GCTAGCAGCATTTGTTTTGTCATTGCCACCTTTATGGGATTCATAGTCCTCCAGTTTTACACCCCGATGGTCGAAGGGATGACTCTGGCTGGAGTCTTTGCATTTTACGCCTGTTCGTGTGTCGCTGGCATTCCTTACACATTCTTCTTCATAAAGGAAACCAAGGGAAAGCATGTTGGTTGA